The following proteins are encoded in a genomic region of Synechococcus sp. ROS8604:
- a CDS encoding DUF3598 family protein, whose translation MSERSEAIHNWNAFWDFHLGAWSGRWTRYHPTGELSETFLSKRIFRSSHDRKIINQLNQYFYQDGQQDERIWQYTIEDHCQRDGFMHPASDYMRGLAFANGAAAWLVPQAKPDQYFPMELFLANQDSRHSVGMLYELNGELQRTACIREHRTDLGASCWSQSVRLIPSWDIGSGWHGRTEVIDTDLHRSSFQDTFNMTLQADESEFFFPDNIILRCPKKLSLGRPFTVSSIWLESQNKLKTIMATYGHDSKLIDVRLQDFSR comes from the coding sequence ATGAGTGAAAGATCAGAAGCAATACACAATTGGAATGCATTTTGGGATTTCCACCTTGGAGCCTGGAGTGGACGATGGACGCGTTATCATCCAACAGGTGAATTATCGGAAACCTTCCTAAGCAAGAGAATATTTAGATCAAGTCATGATAGAAAGATTATCAACCAATTAAATCAATATTTTTACCAGGATGGTCAGCAGGATGAAAGAATTTGGCAATACACCATTGAAGATCACTGTCAAAGGGATGGATTTATGCATCCAGCAAGTGACTATATGAGGGGGTTGGCTTTTGCAAATGGAGCTGCTGCGTGGCTCGTTCCTCAGGCAAAGCCAGATCAATATTTTCCAATGGAACTGTTTCTTGCTAATCAAGATTCACGCCACAGCGTCGGAATGCTCTATGAGTTGAACGGAGAACTTCAAAGAACAGCTTGCATTCGAGAGCATCGCACTGATCTGGGTGCTTCTTGCTGGTCACAATCAGTGCGGTTAATTCCGTCCTGGGATATTGGCAGCGGTTGGCACGGCAGGACCGAGGTGATTGATACTGATTTACATCGATCTTCATTTCAAGATACTTTCAATATGACATTACAAGCCGACGAGAGTGAATTCTTCTTCCCTGACAACATCATCTTACGTTGTCCAAAAAAACTAAGTCTAGGAAGACCATTCACAGTGAGTTCAATATGGCTTGAGTCTCAAAACAAACTTAAAACCATTATGGCAACTTATGGGCATGATTCTAAATTGATTGATGTTCGCCTTCAGGATTTTTCTCGATAG
- a CDS encoding J domain-containing protein encodes MGFDPRRWSSATKPHGRQTVTSNVDALLAENDSLRREVLQLKRQLDLLRQREWTQSRSTQQKRSQEPRQEREEAPPTVSADQVDRWGEALSNQQGWSSLRLRELECLIDGLNRASFHPHLTLQQRLDRLMPGLGADLFAATLKPLTKKRCAVLAAFALYGIRTREWLDEDPQRVVFELQNRQHSARQGRRTRTDQRASDRNSESYGRSGQSSEFFMRKAFNILGLKPGASQELIKKAYRRLVKQYHPDIGGSADEFRKINDAYQQLMTKE; translated from the coding sequence ATGGGGTTTGATCCTCGCCGTTGGTCGTCAGCGACCAAACCGCATGGTCGTCAGACCGTTACCAGCAACGTTGATGCACTCCTAGCAGAAAATGACAGTCTTCGCCGGGAGGTGCTTCAGCTGAAGCGGCAGCTTGATCTGCTCCGTCAGCGTGAGTGGACACAATCACGGTCAACACAGCAAAAGCGATCACAAGAGCCAAGGCAAGAGCGTGAAGAGGCTCCCCCAACTGTTTCAGCAGATCAGGTTGACCGTTGGGGGGAAGCTCTTTCAAACCAACAAGGCTGGAGTTCCCTGCGCCTGCGTGAACTTGAGTGTCTGATCGATGGGTTGAATCGCGCAAGCTTTCACCCTCACCTGACTCTTCAACAACGATTGGATCGGTTGATGCCTGGGCTGGGAGCTGATCTGTTTGCTGCGACGCTCAAGCCGCTGACGAAAAAACGCTGTGCTGTTCTTGCTGCTTTTGCTCTCTATGGCATTCGGACTCGAGAGTGGCTGGATGAAGACCCACAACGGGTTGTGTTCGAATTACAGAACAGGCAACACAGCGCACGTCAAGGTCGTAGGACGAGAACTGATCAGCGTGCTTCAGATCGCAACTCTGAGTCTTACGGAAGAAGTGGTCAATCCTCAGAGTTCTTCATGCGAAAGGCCTTCAATATTTTGGGCCTTAAGCCCGGGGCATCTCAGGAGTTAATTAAAAAAGCTTATCGCCGATTAGTGAAACAATATCATCCTGACATAGGCGGATCAGCCGATGAATTTCGTAAGATCAATGATGCCTATCAACAGCTGATGACGAAAGAATAG
- a CDS encoding NfeD family protein, producing the protein MISFSLDNEGGGFDGDGTGGNLSLLFSTPFWSFGLCGFGLCGLLMSLLSRKGSGLPALLVASAMGLGMGWGASHVLRLMSRREADTLIRNDDLIGQQALVTLPVSQNQRGFVELRVRGSLIRKPALSNAGMLAEGTAVVVVASDQHTLRVDRM; encoded by the coding sequence TTGATTTCCTTCTCGCTGGATAACGAGGGGGGTGGATTTGATGGCGACGGTACAGGCGGAAATTTAAGCCTGTTGTTCAGTACTCCGTTTTGGTCGTTTGGCCTCTGTGGGTTTGGCTTGTGCGGTTTGCTGATGTCCTTGCTAAGTCGGAAGGGCAGTGGATTGCCTGCACTGCTTGTTGCATCGGCCATGGGCCTCGGAATGGGATGGGGGGCGTCCCATGTGTTGCGCTTGATGAGCCGCCGTGAGGCAGACACACTCATCCGCAATGACGATTTAATCGGTCAACAAGCCCTGGTGACCTTGCCTGTTTCCCAAAATCAACGTGGGTTTGTGGAATTGCGGGTTCGAGGAAGTTTGATCCGAAAGCCTGCACTGAGCAATGCAGGAATGCTTGCAGAAGGTACAGCTGTAGTAGTCGTAGCGAGCGACCAACACACCTTGCGAGTGGATCGGATGTGA
- a CDS encoding flotillin family protein yields the protein MSLRLLREQPAPSLGFLSRDQNNTIAGGVGVVVVSLVGLTLLSRWMIRICRPNEMLVVTGSRSNQGSQGLKGYRVVANGGWTFVKPVLETARRMDVTLLPVLVEVKNAYSNGGTPLNIQAIANVKVSTDPDVRNNAIERFLGRDPREIIQVAQENLEGNLRSVLAQLTPEEVNEDRLRFAEQIAKDVGDDLRRLGLQLDTLKIQSVSDEVDYLNSISRRRVAQIVRDAEIAEAEAIGQAERIEAEMEEKAEVVSTDAQTVVLEKDNGVRTKVALMEKKARSEEQRTEAAELEARAIAEQKLQKVRADLERLRLQAEKVLPAEANQKAKELRARGMAAATAEDVKASALVNDLLTEVWEEAGSTAELVFLLQQIEMVLDHATRLPGRLHLKRITTLDGNDASSLASLVALNHVVVRQFFDQVKEIFGIDLIDTLSNRGNQ from the coding sequence ATGTCATTACGACTGCTCCGCGAGCAGCCCGCACCATCGCTTGGTTTCCTTTCCAGAGATCAAAACAACACAATCGCAGGGGGAGTGGGCGTCGTTGTCGTCAGTCTTGTGGGGCTAACGCTGCTCAGCCGATGGATGATTCGTATCTGTCGACCCAATGAAATGTTGGTGGTCACAGGATCACGCTCGAATCAGGGAAGTCAGGGTTTAAAGGGATACCGCGTCGTGGCCAATGGCGGCTGGACATTTGTGAAACCAGTTCTTGAGACAGCAAGGCGTATGGATGTCACGCTGCTACCCGTCTTAGTAGAGGTAAAAAATGCGTATTCAAATGGAGGGACACCGCTCAATATTCAAGCAATTGCGAATGTAAAGGTGAGCACCGATCCAGATGTGCGAAATAATGCAATTGAACGTTTTTTAGGTCGTGATCCTCGTGAAATCATTCAAGTAGCACAAGAAAATCTAGAAGGAAATCTGAGAAGTGTTCTTGCCCAGCTCACTCCGGAGGAAGTCAATGAAGACCGTCTTCGATTCGCTGAGCAAATAGCCAAGGATGTGGGAGATGATTTAAGGCGTCTGGGACTTCAACTAGATACGTTAAAGATTCAAAGTGTTTCTGATGAGGTTGATTATCTCAACTCAATCAGTCGACGAAGGGTGGCTCAGATCGTTCGTGACGCAGAAATTGCTGAAGCTGAGGCGATCGGCCAAGCCGAACGCATCGAAGCGGAAATGGAGGAAAAAGCCGAGGTGGTCAGTACCGACGCACAAACGGTTGTGCTTGAAAAAGATAATGGAGTGCGGACCAAAGTGGCTCTAATGGAAAAGAAGGCCCGATCTGAGGAGCAACGCACAGAAGCAGCAGAGTTGGAAGCAAGGGCGATAGCCGAACAGAAATTGCAAAAGGTACGAGCTGATCTCGAGCGCTTGCGGTTACAAGCTGAAAAAGTACTTCCAGCTGAAGCCAACCAAAAAGCAAAAGAGCTGAGAGCTCGAGGAATGGCTGCTGCAACAGCTGAAGATGTAAAAGCAAGCGCCCTCGTGAATGACTTGCTGACTGAGGTATGGGAAGAAGCCGGCAGCACTGCTGAACTTGTCTTTCTGCTCCAGCAAATTGAAATGGTTCTGGACCATGCCACGCGTCTACCAGGACGGCTTCATTTGAAGAGAATTACAACGTTGGATGGCAATGACGCATCCAGTCTTGCAAGCCTTGTAGCTCTCAATCACGTTGTCGTACGTCAGTTCTTTGATCAAGTCAAAGAAATCTTCGGCATTGATCTCATCGACACTCTTTCCAACAGAGGTAATCAGTAA